The Amblyraja radiata isolate CabotCenter1 chromosome 29, sAmbRad1.1.pri, whole genome shotgun sequence genomic interval GACCAGCAGAGTGGCCACAACTGCGTGGCCGTACCTCTGTTCATTCATAAGCAACGTGGCGATGATAGAGACGTAACAGAAGACAACGATTAGACAGGGGGCCATGAAGCCGATCACCACCGTGCCGATGAGATAGGGGTAGTGGGCCCTCCGCTGGTCCGGTAGTAAGCTATCGTAGCATGTGGTGATGTTGAGAGTGTGGATCCGATGTGACAGCTGGGTGGTGTAGAGAGGGACCATGCCAAGGACCAGCAGCAACCAGACGGCCCCGCACAGGCAGAGGGCGTTCCTCTTATTGCGGACCTCCTTCGAGAAGAAGGGGTGGACGATGGCCAGGTATCGGTCGGCGCCGATGCAGGTCAGGAACAGGATGGAGCTGTAGACGTTGCCGTAGAGGATGGCGCTGGAGACGCGGCAGAAGGCTTCGCCGAACGGCCAGTCGTTGCCCAGCAGGTGGTAGGCGATTCTCCAAGGGAGGCCGAGGAGCACCAGCAGGTCGGCGACGGCCAGGTTCATGAGTAGGAGGGTGCTGGGGAGCCGCTTGACTCTGGTGGCGAGGATCCACAGAGCCAGTCCGTTGGCCGGGAGACCGATTGCGAAGACCACCACGAAAAAGGAAGGTATCACCACCGTGGTGACTTTACCTCTAAGGTGCACCATCGCGGAGTCGTTGAATTTGTTGATGGTCTGGTTGGTAACTGGGTCGTGGACCTGGACAATGGGGAATTTTCGGCTCTTGCAGGCTGACTTATTTCTGCATTCTGTGGTGGGAGCAAGGACAAGAACACAGGAGCGGAGAATGAGACGTTTGTGGCACAAAATCCACATTGACCACaaaaccaatagacaatagacaataggaggtacacaaaaatgctggagaaactcagcgggtgcagcagcatttatggagtgaaggaaataggcaacgtttcgggccgaaacccttcaggtttGGTTGTTGACGGTTGTTGGGAAGAACCTGTTGCTGAACCTGGTGATCCTGTATGTTCCTccccatattattattattatcacacacacacacacacacgcgcgcgcacgcgcacacacacacacactcacacacacacacacacacacacacacacacacacacacacacacacacacacacgcacacacgcacacacacacacacacactctctctctctctctctaactcacAGGGAGACCACGGTGGCAGCAGCTTTACTTGTGGAGCTGCTGTGCCTACTATCGGCATCTATAAGGCACTCTCAAAATAAGCAGCgagtaagaatttgattgttccaTCTGGGGCACCTATACTCCTGACTCTATACTCTGCCACTCacccatgcactagggacaaagtAGCTGATTGATCTACAAATCATCGTGAATTTGGGATTTGGGGGCAatcaggagcacccggaggaaactacacacacacacacacacacacgcacacacacacagacagacacacacacacacacacacacacacacacacacagtcacagaaagACCATGCCACCTCCACGGAGACTGACGCCagggctgtgtggcagcagctttaCTCATGGAGCTGCTGTGCCTACTATCGGCATCTATAAGGCACTCTCAAAATAAAATAACTCCCCACGTTGCACATTATAGATCGAGCACAGACACAAAAATCAGGAGACAGCTAGATttagatttaactcttggggctaagggaatcaagggatatggggaaaaagccggaatggggtacttattttggatgatcagccatgatcatattgaatggcggtgctgccgcgaagggcagaatggcctacccctgcacctattgtctatgtttctaaaaagctagagtaactcagcgggtcaggcagcaattctggagaaaaggacaatagacaataggtgcaggagtaggccactcggcccttcgtgccagcaccgccattcaatgtgatcatggctgatcatccccaatcagtaccccgttcctgccttctccccatatcccctgattccgctatttataagagccctatctagctctctcttgaaagcatccagagaacctgcctccactgccgtctgaggcagagaattccacagactcaccactctctgtgagaaaaagtgtttcctcgtctctgttctaaatggcttactccttattcttaaactgtggcccctggttctggactcccccaacatcgggaacatgtttcctgcctctaacgtgtccaagcccttaacaatcttatatgtttcaatgagataccctctcatccttctaaactccagagtgtacaagcccagctactccattctctcagcatatgacagtcccgccatcccgggaattaaccttgtaaacctacgctgcactccctcaatagcaagaacgtccttcctcaaattaggggaccaaaactgcaccaacAGGAATAGATGatggttcaggtcgagacccttcttcaggggaagaTGGAGTACTTGGGTGAATATTGACCCATTGAAATGACTGCTCCTCACAAgagaacatctgaagaagggtctcgacctgaaacttcaccccttccttcactccagaggtgctgcctgacccgctgagttactccagcattttgcgtctatcttcggtgtaaaccagcatcttcagttcctccctacacatttgctAACGGCTCACGTACTGAACGCAAGTTTACAGGAAGAAAAAAATCTCTCAATCAAAATGAAGTTGAATCCACATCTATTACCTGCTTCGATTTTACCAGTGGCGCCGCAGTTTGTGGCAAAACTGATCAACGTGAACCATACCAGGGCCTGGAGTGGCGGCAGCTTCATTCTGTGTGTCCTTATTCTGTGACAACAGGCGGGGAGATG includes:
- the LOC116989694 gene encoding proteinase-activated receptor 4-like — translated: MKLPPLQALVWFTLISFATNCGATGKIEAECRNKSACKSRKFPIVQVHDPVTNQTINKFNDSAMVHLRGKVTTVVIPSFFVVVFAIGLPANGLALWILATRVKRLPSTLLLMNLAVADLLVLLGLPWRIAYHLLGNDWPFGEAFCRVSSAILYGNVYSSILFLTCIGADRYLAIVHPFFSKEVRNKRNALCLCGAVWLLLVLGMVPLYTTQLSHRIHTLNITTCYDSLLPDQRRAHYPYLIGTVVIGFMAPCLIVVFCYVSIIATLLMNEQRYGHAVVATLLVLLVFLVCLVPYNVALLVQSYNWSSDVYYYAMICLVVSTFSNCIDPFIYYYISEEFRNKLKSMISAYMSETGSGKSDQSTVRSSTHSQPKPPLLV